Sequence from the Anaerolineales bacterium genome:
CCTCGTTGATATTTGAAGTCACGCAGCGCTGCAATCACGCCTGCCTGCATTGCTACAACGTGTGGGCCGGAGAGGACGAGTGCGCGCGGACCTACCCGCCGTACCCGCGCGGCGAGCTGGACACAAAGCGGACGCTGGACCTGCTGGGCAAAGCCCTCGACGAGACCGTCTGCTCCCATGTGACGCTGACCGGCGGCGAACCGCTGCTGCGCGAGGACCTGCCGGCCATCCTCGAATACCTTCGCGGCCGGAACGTGCGGACCACGGTGATCAGCAACGGGCGGCTGTTGGACCAGCGGATGGCGGCGGATTGCCTCGACCGCGGAGCGGCTTTGTTCGAACTCCCGCTGCTCAGCCACAAGCGCGAGGTGCACGACCGGATGTCCGGCGCACCCGGCGCCTGGGAGGCCGTCCTGGATGCGATGGCCAACCTCCGCCTGCTCCGCGGCCGCTTCATCGCTGTCTTCGTCGCCACCAAGCTGAACCTTGACGACGTGCGCGGAACGATGAAATTGGCGTTCGCCTTCGGGGCCCAGGGGATGATGTTCAATCGCTTCAACCCGGGCGGCCGCGGGCGGGCCAATCTGGAAATGCTGCTTCCGTCGCGCGGCGGGATCCGCCGGGCGCTCGAAGAGGCGGCCGCCGCATCGGCCGAGTTCGACCTGCCGGTCTCCTGCTCGATCCCGATCCAGCCCTGCCTGATCGACATGAGCGCCTTCCCGCGGTTCGGCACCGGATTTTGCGCCGCCGGAACCGACCGGGCTTACTTCACGCTCGATCCGCTCGGGAACGTGCGGCCGTGCAACCACACCCCGACGATCCTCGGAAACCTGCGGGAGGAATCCTTCGCCGACCTGGCCGCCTCGGCGCGAATGCGGGCCTTCGCCGAAGCGATGCCGGCTTTTTGCGGACCTTGCAGCCGGCGGATGGAATGCCGGGGCGGGTGCAAAGCGGCGGCGGAAGTGTGCTACGGATCGGCGGGCGAGGAAGAGCCCTTCCTGCGGATCAATAAGGAGCATGCTTCCCCTCTCACGCTTGCCGGCGAGAAACCATAGAAATAACCGTATTGCAATAATTATCCACCCAACCAATATCTTTGGAGAGGCTAGCGAAACGGAATTCTCCCCGAATTCATTCGGGAATATCTGTCGCAGCAGAAGCAGTGTCTCATCCCGTGATCTTCCTTCAAGAATCCATCAATGGCATGGAGATGGTCGCATACGTCTCGGTTTATCTCCGTGCCACTCCGCGTTCACTGTGGATAGGATCGGGGAAGTGTGGATTGGGATGGAGGGCGGGAATCGGAGTCGGTGCAGGGATATTCAATATTCTCCGAGTTGAAAGGGTGAATTATCGGCGCGGAATTATTCGAAGAGACCCGGGATTTCCCTTTTTCAATTCACGGGCAGGCTTGACGCCAGGCGTCCAACTCGCGGTGTTTGAGGATCGCCTGGATGCCGAGCGCCTTCGCCTGCGGGCAGAACGTTTCCGGCGTGATCCCGGTATCGGTGTATTCGGCGTCGAACACGGCTTTGCCGTTTTGCAGGAAGGGCAGGGTCAGCCCGCACCAGCCCTGGTCGAAGCAATCCTCGGTCAGGGCGAAGTCGAAATCCGCCGCAAGTGCCTCGGCCTGCTCCGCGTCGTTCTTCAGACCGATCGCCAGGCCGCGCGCGTGAGCCTCCCGAGCCAGGAAGCGGTTGAACGCCAGCTGATCCTCGTAGGTAAGCGGAAAGCCCGTTTCGTTAAGGTATCCGTCGACGTTGTCGGGCTCCACGCCGTCGAACCCCTTGGATTTGCACAGGTCCAGACGCGCCCCGAGGACCGGCGCTAGCAGATCGACGCGGCGGATGTCAAGCCATTTCTCGCCTTCCCAGCCTTCGTAATCGTTGCCGATGACCTCGGGCGGGAAATCCGCGGCGTCCGGCCGCCAATCCTCCCAACTGCCGGTGCTGATGTAGCAAATCACCCGCCGCCCGTCCCGATGCAAAGCGGCGACGGTTTCGGCGGCGGTATCGAACGCGTCCAGATCGTAGACGTCCACGTCAAACGAGGTGTCGATCACGTTCCCGGAAAGCTGCCATTGCCAAGTCGCCGCCGGCACGGGTTTCCACCAGGCGTCGGCGTCCGGCGTCTCGGCCGCGGCGTTGGGCGGCGGACTGTCCGTCGCCGCCGGGCGCGTGCCTTCCGGCGGTGCGGGGGGAAAGAGAAGCGAACAGCCGAGGGAGGACAGCAGGAAAAGGAGCAGACAGCCGCGGGCTCGCATGGGGATCGCCTCCGTTTTTATGCCATGCATTGTACATGAGTTGCGGCGCGCGCAAGACCAATCCGGCTGAGACGCTATCGTTTGGTTTTGTTTGTACCCCCTGCTCACACTAACCTGGACCAACCCCTCCCTTCGCTCGAATCGGGAACGGGCCCGCCCCGTCTCTGCTTTGGCAGGGTGCCGGAAAAGGCTGTAGGAAATTTCATTGCGAACGGCCGGAGGGAGCGGAGCAATCTCCTTTTGAGGATGAATAAGGAGATAGCTTTGCCCGCTCCGGGATCCGTCGCGCAGGGCCGGGAGGAAGCGTTGGGGGAAAGGAGGAAAAAAAGAATGAAGAAGGGTTAAGGAAACGCGGTTTTCGCCCTGCGGCGGCACGTCAAAGAAGGGGGTTTATCGTATAATTCCTCCAATCCACTTAAAAAAGTGGCGGGAGAAGAAGTATGCGGATCATGCTGCTGCTTCGACGCGGCGGCATCCCCTCTCATCCGGGAAAAGATGAAAAGGAGGAATATGAAGCGCAGGCGGGTTTTGATCGTTCTTTTTTTTGCCGGAATAATCCTTTTGGGATGCGACGTCGGGGGGCTGTTTGCGCCCGCCGCCACCGCCACTCCGACCTCCACGCCGACCGCGACGCTGACCCCGACCCCTGCCGCAACGGAGACGCCTTCTCCGACCTGCACGGAACCCCCCACGGCCACGCCGACCGTCACCGAGACCCCGGTGCCGAACCCCCGGGTGCATTCCAGCAAGGGCGATTTCCTGGTGATGAGCCTGGAGATGAACGACAGTTTTCCGCGCGGGTGCCAGAAGAGCGATTGGTTCTGCTACCAAGCGACCGAAGGGCGGACGATGCTGTATGTCTGGTTCGAACGCGGGGAGGACACCAAGCACATCGACGGCGAGGAATTCGTAAAAATCACCGGGAAGGTGACGGTGAAAAGCGCCAGCGGATACACCACCTCCCCGTTCGCCGGCGGAATCCTCTACGGCGAATACGTCCTCGCCTTCCGCCAGCCGATCGAGGACCAATACACGCTGTATTGGGGGGACAATCCGCCGATTCCCCTGATCGAACTGCTGAACGCGGACAACCCTGCGGGATCCGGTTTTTCGGGCGCCGACCTGTGGATCTACGGCTAGGAGACAGCATCCAGCGGTAACAATGACCCCTCCAAAAGCGATGTTCACCGCCACGCGGGAATGGTCGTCGGCTCATCCGGATGCGCACGCCGGAGTCCTCATCCTGCGCAACGCCGGCAATCCGCAGAGCCATCCCGGATTGGAGGAACGGAAAGCCGCGCTCGAAGCGGAATTGCGCGCCCGCTATGCCGGGTTTTCCCGGCAGGCGTTTCTCGACGTGCCGGCGCTCTACTCTTACGATCGGTACTACAGCCGCTTCAAGAAGACCTACCACATCCAACTCCAGCTGGAATCGATCGTCCTGCGGGGCAAATCCATTCCCGCCGTGGCCGCGCTGGTCGAGGCGATGTTCATGGCGGAGATGGAGGATCTGCTGCTGACCGCCGGGCACGATCTGGATGTCGCGGTTCCGCCCTTCATCCTCGATTCGTCCCAGGGGAAGGAATCGTACATGCTCATGCGCGGCGAAGCGCAGACGCTCAAGCAGGGCGATATGTACATCCGCGACGGAGAAGGCGTGATCTCCAGCGTGATCTACGGGCCGGACCGAAGGACTCAGATCCGCCCGGAGACGAAAAACGCAGTCTTCACCACCTACGTCCCGGCGGGCGTCCCCGCGGCGGCCGTCAAGGCGCACTTGGAGCACATCCAGCGGAACGTACTGATCTTCGCGCCGGACGCCGGCACCGAGCTTTTGGAGGTTTTCTCCGGTGGAGAATAGGGATCAACCCTTTTTTCGATCCTTCCGCCGTTCCCGGAAGAGGGCGGGATCCTTCGGCCCAAGGTGTGAAAAAAGCAGGCCTCGGCGTTTTTCTTCTTTCTTATAGCGGGGATGGAAGCTGGAATAGGGCCGCGCAAATCCGTCACGGCTCGCATAAGCTGAGGCCGAGGAATTGGACGATGCGCAAAGGTTGGGTTGTGGCGTTCGCCGGAATATGGCTGTCTGGGTTGGGGTGCAATCTTTCCGCAGGAGCGGGCCCGGATCCAGCCGCGGGTGTTTCGGCGCCGTCTGAATTAACCGGCGAGGCGATCGCCTTCTCCACCGGCGCTTCCATCCAAACGCCGGCCGCCGATCCCGAACCGCCCGCCGAGACGATCCTCTGCGACGACCAAGCGGCGGGGGTGGCCCTGCTCGTCGACCCTTCGCTGGCCGGAGCGGTCCGCGCCAACCTCGACCGGTTCGAATCCGACCTGTGCGCCGACGGCTACCGCGTGATCGAACGGCGGATGGATTTCGCCGCGCCGCCCGAGGTGCGGGCCTACCTCGCGGACCTGTATCAGCGTTCGGGGCAGGCTTTGGAAGGCGCGATCTTCATCGGCGACGCGCCGCTGGCGTATCAAAGCGTGCAGGCCGCGTCCTCCATTCCGGAGGCGCAACCTCCGCCGCAGGAAGTGATCAGCTTTCAATACTATTCCGACCTGGACGGGGAATTTTCCGCCTCGCCCGGGTACCGCTCGCCCGGCGGGCGAACGTTTTCCTTTAATCAGCACGCCGGCGAGGTGGATTGGGAGATCTGGACCGCGATCCTGCCTATCTACCATGGAAACCCGGCCCTGACGGCGGAAGCGGTGAACCGCTACTTCGAAAAAAACCACCGCTTCCGCACCGGCGGATATTCCCTCCCCGAGAGCTTTCTGCTGATTACGGAGCATTACACCGCGAAGACGGCGCAGGAGGAATCGGATTATCTGGCCGGCCTGCGCTCGGGGCAATATTCCTGGACGCCGCTGAGCAACGCGCCCGGCGCGCGCCTCTACTTCAGCGGCCCGACCCTTTCGGTCGCCGATGGGTACGAAGCGCTTTCGGCGGGCGTGGCCGACATCGCCGTCACCGAAACCCACGGCGATCCCGCCCGCAACGGAAGGATCGACGTCGCCTGGGTGGAATCGCATCCCGTCCGGACTGCGCTGTTCTGGACCGACGGCTGTTCGGTCGGCAACCTCGATTTCCCGGAGAATTTTCTGACCGCCGCAGTATACAGTCCGGCCAGCGAGGTCCTGGCGGCCAAAGGCTCGACCAACGATTCCGGAGGCTTGGGCACTAACCGCGAGGGATACTACGGCCACAACATCGCCGTCCGCCTGGCGGCCGGGAGGAATCTCGGGCAGGCGGTACTCGGGCACGTGAATGTCCCGCTGATACCGCCGTGGTCCGAGAGCCGCGAATTTCACTTTTCGATGCTGATCATTGTCGGGGATCCGACTCTCCGCTACCGGTAACCCTCCCGTTGGGATACCCCCGGTCTGCAGGCCGGAATTGACTGTTGGGACGGTGATGGCGTGAGCCAAGTTTTTGCGGAGAATTCTCGTCATCGGTGCCTGATCCAATCTGATCCCCCGCGAGCGCGGTCTTGTTCCTAGCCTGGGTGTGGCTGTTGCGGCGGTTGGGTATTACGGACAGCCGTTTACTGAATGTGGCTTTCGCGGCGGCTTGAATCCTGATGGGCGTGGTATTCTGAGTGTTGTGGCCGAAGGATTTGGACGTGTATCTCAATTTGCCGGGTGCGGCAACCGGGGACTGGGTCCCCCGTTCTACCATCCAAGCTCTCGGAGATCCAATAATGGGACCAGGATCGTTTCACCATTCCCTGGATCTTCAGAGTTCCACTGGCGTACGCGGTCGTTTCGCCGTGCTGTTTTGCAGGTTTCGGATTGGCGCTGCAATTCTTGAATAACCGGCCGCGAGGAAGCGGAGGCAGGAATACCGCGGACGAAAAATAAACCCGCCCAAGTAGGAAACCCAGAGGGAGGAACGTCGTTCTTCCCGGACATCGGAACCAAGGAGATGAACATGGCCACAAGAACAAACCAAAAGACAGGCCGGATCCTCCGGCGCCGCGGATTCTTAAAGGTCTGCGCGGTTTCCGGCGGGGCGGCGGCTTGCGGCCCCCTGCTGGCGGGTTGCGGATCGCCGACCGCAGTCCCCTCCGCGGGCGGCGAAACCGCGGAAATTACTCTCGACTTGGCTTTGCCGGAGAACCAAAGCCTTGCCGCGGTTGGCGGAACGCTGACGCTTGAAGCGAACGATATCGACCCGAAGGGAATTCTGCTGTACCGGTCCGGTGAAAGTTCCGTCCTCGCCTTCAGCCGGAATTGCCCGCATCAGGGTTGCGCGGTTGAGGGTTTCCGGGATGGCGTCGCCGCCTGTCCGTGCCACAGGTCGGAGTTCGACGCCGGCGGCAATGTCCTGCGCGGACCCGCCGACAAGCCGCTGGCGGCGTACGGCGCGAGCCTTTCCGGAACCGTTTTAACCATCCGGAAATGAAGGACCTTCGCCGCCGATTCTCAGCCCGTTCTTTCTCCATAAGATATCATGCGCCTATGCCCCTTCATGTCCGATCCCTTTCCCTCTCCTGATCATTGCCAGGGGAGGGGCAAGGGGGAGGGGAATAGGATTGAGAAAGGAACAAGGGCTGGAAGCTGCAACAGTTGCGGGCTTTCATGGATTTTCACGGGAGGCAAGTTGAATTGATGCCTTGCGCCAGCCGCTTTTTTTTCGGAGCGGAAAAGCCGGAAACCGGCGGCCGCATGACCGGAGGCCTGCTTCTGACGCCCTCGTCTAAAATCCGATCGAGGACCGACGCCGGCATGACTATCCGGGGGATGCTCCTCCGCGCATTGCGGACAGCCGCGACGATCACGTTTCGTGGATTTCGATGTTGGATTCGTCGATCCGCGTCCGGCGCGCGTTCAATCCGCGGGTAACGCGGTATTTTCCCGGCGACATTCCGGTGTTGCGCTTGAACACGCGGGTGAAATAGCTCTGATCCTTGAACCCCGTGCGGGCGCCGATCTCCGCCAGCGGGATTGAGCGGGTCTGCAGCAGGGTTTTGGCTTTTTCAATTCGGATCCGGGTCAGGTAGGCGACGAAGCTCTCGCCGGTCGCCTCGTGGAAGATCCGCGAGAAGTGCGACGGGCTGAGGTGGACGAATTCGGCGACTTTCTCCAGCGAGAGGATTCCGGTGTATTGGGAGTGGATGAAGTAGATGCTCTTGCGGATCAGGTCGGCGTGTTTGATCGAACGCAGGGTGAAGACGCAATCCACAAAGCGGGAGAGGATGATCGAGAGGAACGCCGAGAGGTCGTAGACCGACTGGGAATCCCGCACTCGGACCAGGTAGTCGTTGTTCAGGCCGATGATTTCCTCGGTCGACGCCCCGCCGTCGATGGCCGCGCGGGAAAGCAGCACGACCAGCTCCTCCACCCGCAGTTTGATGGCTTCCAGGTTGTTGTTGCTGTAGAAGAAGATCAACCCGAGGATCTCGTTGAGGGTTTTCCGCGATCCGTCCAGATCCCCCTTGGAAATGTAGTGCAGCAGTTCGCGCTCCTTGGCCATCGGGTAGCCATCGTGCGGCGAGGCCGGGATGGCGATGCCCCCGGAATGCGGCGCGGCGTCGAAGGCGGCGGTTTTTTCCAGGACGGCCGCGTTGCGGGGGGCGCCCATCTTCCGGCCAAGCAAGGTCGACAGCGCTTGGGCGTTGGATTTCAGGATCTCTGAAAGCGAGCGGACCCGGGCCGGATCCACATACGGGATCTCGGAGCAGATTTCTCTCAGTTCCGCGAGTTGTTCCGGCGGCACCGGATTGCCTTCAAGGATGTCGTCCTGAAGAAATTCCTCCGGATCGATCATCAGGACCGGTCCGCCGATCAGCGAGGCGACGGTGATTCCTTCGATCCGGATCGGAGCCGCCCAGTGGGTCATGTTCTTCGGACAGAAGTAGATGTACACCCCGCCGAAGCGCTCCGCCTGGTAGGTCCCGTAGCGGTGCACACTGGGGCAATCCACGCGGGTGCAGGCGGGCAGGGTGGAGAGGACGGAGCACAAGCGGCAGCGGTGTGCGGGCGGGCGGGGATCGCCCGTAGCCGAAGGCGCGCCCATCCATTGCCCGTCCGGAGTGATTGCGGCGCACTTTATGCCGGTGGCCGCGTAATAATGCCCGGCCAGTTCGAGGATGGCGGCTTGAATATCGACGGGCGGGAGGGAAACGGTTAACCCTTGCGCGGAACCGATGGGGCCTTCCATATTCGCGTACCGAAGATATTCTACCAGGGTGTCGAGAAAAGGCGCAGAGGCTGATGCGCCAGACCCGGGGAAACGGGAGGGGCGGCGGCAAAAAGACCTCCGCACCGCATCAGAACCAGCTCGGCCGCCGCAACTCGGCCTGCGTCTCGGTGCAATTTCAAAGAACACGAGGCCTGCTCGACCAGCCTGACGGGAAGGACGAAGCAATCGCGGCAGCGGAACGCCCGCCTGGTCGGTTTTTACGCATTTTTGGTCTCTGACTACACTCCAAAAAGCAGGTCGTGTCTGCAGACCCCCGATGTAGGAATGGTTTACCGGCCCAAAAAATTGTTAATACTCAGCTTCTCCCTCATCCGCCCTCTCGTCGGCTTCCCTCGCTTTGCTCAACTCTGTTCGCATTCTTCCAGGTTACTCCCTCTCTACGAGGACGGGCGCCGGGAGATGGTAGACGAAAAATCGTCCTTTTTTCGATTTTCCATCAGGGAGAGGACGGTGGTGATCTTAAATGAAGAACGGATCTGGGGATTGAACAAATACTCCAATTCACCGCAAAAAAATACAAGACGGGCTGATTCATAGAGAGTACACTCAGAACGCCCCCGGAGGATTTCCCCTGTTTGGGAGGTTTTTGGCATGACTTTGCTTGAAGATATTTCCGCGGCCCTGCAAAAAGGCCAAGCCAAGGAAGTGAAGGAATTGGTTCAACGGGCCATCCAGGAGCAAATCCCCGTCGAGCGGATTCTCAACGAGGGTCTGATGGCCGGCATGAACATCATCGGCGGGAAATTCAAGCGCAACGAGGTGTTCGTTCCGGAAGTGCTGATCGCGGCGCGGGCGATGAACGCCGGAACGGCTCTGCTCAAGCCTCTGTTCGCCTCGGCCGGAGTCAGCCCGCGGGGCAAAGCCGTCATCGGGACCGTCAAGGGCGACCTGCACGACATCGGCAAAAACCTGGTGCGGATGATGATCGAGGGCAAAGGGATCGAGGTCCAGGATCTGGGTGTCGACGTTCCCGCCAAGCGGTTCGTCGAAGCGGCGCTGGAGCAGGAAGCCGATATCGTCTGCCTTTCGGCTCTGCTCACCACCACCATGGGGCAGATGAAAACCGTGGTGGAGGAATTCACGCAAGCCGGCTTGCGCGGCCGTTTCAAGATCATGATCGGCGGCGCCCCCGTGACCGAGGATTTCCGAATCCAAATCGGAGCCGATGCCTACGCCCCGGATGCCGCCAGCGCGGCCGAGGCCGCGCTTCGGCTGGTGACGCGCGCGAATTAGAGGCCTTCCATCGATGTCCCGCCGGTTCCAGCTCATCGCCTGCGAAATTAATCAGCGCGAGGTGTGCGCCGCAATTGCGCGCGCGCCGAACATCATCCAGCCGGTGTTCCTGCCCAAGGGCCTGCACGACGTCGGCCGGGAGCGCATGTCGGCCTTGCTGCAGCAAGCCGTAGACTCTTCGCCCGGCGAAGGCTGCCAAGCCATCCTGTTGTGGTACGGCCTGTGCAACAACGGCGTGTGCGGCGTACGCGCCCCGCTGCCCCTGATCCTCCCGCGGGCTCACGATTGCATCACCCTGATGCTCGGATCGCGCGAACGCTATGCCGACTATTTCCATGACAACCCGGGAACGTTCTTCAAATCCCCGGGTTGGATCGAACGAGATTCCAATCCGAACGACAACCCGGCAAGCGTCACTGCGCGCCTGAACCTCGGCGGCGGATTCGGGCAGCTGTCCGCGCGCTTCGGCGAGGAGAACGCCGAATACCTCGCCCCGGTAATTTCGGATTGGTTCAAGCACTACCGCAAGCTGGCTTTCATCAACACCGGAGTCGGCGACGTGGAAGCCTACCGCCGAATTTCACAGACCCTGGCTGCGGAACGGGGATGGACGTACGAGGAAGTACAGGGAGATTCCGGATTGCTGGACCGCATGCTCGCGGGAAATTGGGACGATTCGGAATTCCTGACCGTTCCCCCCGGCCGGACGGCCAAACCGAGTTACGGGCCGGATATCCTCGCCATCGATTGATTGCAGGGAGGGCATGGAACGGCGGTATTACCTCGATCTCGCCGCGCGTGGTGCATGCGTCCCGATCGCCACGGACCTGATTCTTCGCGAACAGCCGGACGCCGAAGTGGTTCTGCGCGACGGGAAGCGCCTCGCGGCCGTGATGATCGAGACCGCTCGCCGATTCGGACATCCGCTGGCGCTTTCGGCGATGGATCTGACCCTGGAAAAAGAGCTGCTGCTGGGAGCGCTGGGCGTGCCCCGGGAACGGATGTCGGCCCAT
This genomic interval carries:
- a CDS encoding radical SAM protein, translating into MSSRPRIASLIFEVTQRCNHACLHCYNVWAGEDECARTYPPYPRGELDTKRTLDLLGKALDETVCSHVTLTGGEPLLREDLPAILEYLRGRNVRTTVISNGRLLDQRMAADCLDRGAALFELPLLSHKREVHDRMSGAPGAWEAVLDAMANLRLLRGRFIAVFVATKLNLDDVRGTMKLAFAFGAQGMMFNRFNPGGRGRANLEMLLPSRGGIRRALEEAAAASAEFDLPVSCSIPIQPCLIDMSAFPRFGTGFCAAGTDRAYFTLDPLGNVRPCNHTPTILGNLREESFADLAASARMRAFAEAMPAFCGPCSRRMECRGGCKAAAEVCYGSAGEEEPFLRINKEHASPLTLAGEKP
- a CDS encoding endo alpha-1,4 polygalactosaminidase; translation: MRARGCLLLFLLSSLGCSLLFPPAPPEGTRPAATDSPPPNAAAETPDADAWWKPVPAATWQWQLSGNVIDTSFDVDVYDLDAFDTAAETVAALHRDGRRVICYISTGSWEDWRPDAADFPPEVIGNDYEGWEGEKWLDIRRVDLLAPVLGARLDLCKSKGFDGVEPDNVDGYLNETGFPLTYEDQLAFNRFLAREAHARGLAIGLKNDAEQAEALAADFDFALTEDCFDQGWCGLTLPFLQNGKAVFDAEYTDTGITPETFCPQAKALGIQAILKHRELDAWRQACP
- a CDS encoding Rieske 2Fe-2S domain-containing protein, encoding MATRTNQKTGRILRRRGFLKVCAVSGGAAACGPLLAGCGSPTAVPSAGGETAEITLDLALPENQSLAAVGGTLTLEANDIDPKGILLYRSGESSVLAFSRNCPHQGCAVEGFRDGVAACPCHRSEFDAGGNVLRGPADKPLAAYGASLSGTVLTIRK
- a CDS encoding helix-turn-helix domain-containing protein, whose translation is MEGPIGSAQGLTVSLPPVDIQAAILELAGHYYAATGIKCAAITPDGQWMGAPSATGDPRPPAHRCRLCSVLSTLPACTRVDCPSVHRYGTYQAERFGGVYIYFCPKNMTHWAAPIRIEGITVASLIGGPVLMIDPEEFLQDDILEGNPVPPEQLAELREICSEIPYVDPARVRSLSEILKSNAQALSTLLGRKMGAPRNAAVLEKTAAFDAAPHSGGIAIPASPHDGYPMAKERELLHYISKGDLDGSRKTLNEILGLIFFYSNNNLEAIKLRVEELVVLLSRAAIDGGASTEEIIGLNNDYLVRVRDSQSVYDLSAFLSIILSRFVDCVFTLRSIKHADLIRKSIYFIHSQYTGILSLEKVAEFVHLSPSHFSRIFHEATGESFVAYLTRIRIEKAKTLLQTRSIPLAEIGARTGFKDQSYFTRVFKRNTGMSPGKYRVTRGLNARRTRIDESNIEIHET
- a CDS encoding corrinoid protein encodes the protein MTLLEDISAALQKGQAKEVKELVQRAIQEQIPVERILNEGLMAGMNIIGGKFKRNEVFVPEVLIAARAMNAGTALLKPLFASAGVSPRGKAVIGTVKGDLHDIGKNLVRMMIEGKGIEVQDLGVDVPAKRFVEAALEQEADIVCLSALLTTTMGQMKTVVEEFTQAGLRGRFKIMIGGAPVTEDFRIQIGADAYAPDAASAAEAALRLVTRAN
- a CDS encoding DUF1638 domain-containing protein, coding for MSRRFQLIACEINQREVCAAIARAPNIIQPVFLPKGLHDVGRERMSALLQQAVDSSPGEGCQAILLWYGLCNNGVCGVRAPLPLILPRAHDCITLMLGSRERYADYFHDNPGTFFKSPGWIERDSNPNDNPASVTARLNLGGGFGQLSARFGEENAEYLAPVISDWFKHYRKLAFINTGVGDVEAYRRISQTLAAERGWTYEEVQGDSGLLDRMLAGNWDDSEFLTVPPGRTAKPSYGPDILAID